The segment ATACTGTCAAATATTGTGATCACCCTCATAAATACCCTTATTATGCATGCAAAGATCAAGTACATTGAGATATTGAACATTTACCTTTCTCCTTCaatccatataaaaaaaataaaaaataaaaaaaaatcactggagcATTAAGTTCttgcagcagcagatgaaagtctgaataaatcactttcatttttttaatgtacttcttattcatattttcaaataatagGCATGTGCTTTACCTTTGGGTTATTGCTGATTTTTCACTGTTCTGGCAGGCGCCAGATGGATAGATGCTGTTTAGTACAATAGACGTCCAACAGTCATTTGTGTAAACAGGGGACATCTCCTGCTGCAACAGCCTTGGCCTTCACGCGTTCTTTATAATAGATTCTGTCATGATTCGTAAGGTTTTCTCAACTGCTCATAAGACGTTGAGGTGCAGCCACAATCCAAAGGTGAGGTTTACACAGCACAGTGCTTGTTTGATACCAGGtttatgatgcatttttgtAACTAAGAAATTTCACTATTAGCATCAAGTATGGCAACACTGGATAGAGACCATCAGCTCATCATCACCCACTTTGTATTCTCTGATATGAGGTTCAGGTTGTTTGTCTGACATGCCACTGGCCTGCTCAGCTCAGACTTGTGTTTACTTTGTGCCATGCCCATGCGTGCCTTGGTCACATGAGACATGGGGTATGAACAGTGACAAATCAGTAATAAATGGCTATGACTGGTCATAACACTCACATTATGATCACACTCATTTGATAGCAGACATTTCTGGAAATTAATAACGTTTCTTGTGTATCAGTGACTGAATTAATTATATtcttaatgaaataaaagaggATATATTATGTTACATAAACCTAATTCTGCTGCCTCAAGACAAAGATTAAGAATTTGATGGCAACTGCTCAGACATTCAGACAAAGGAAACAAGCTCCAAAACCAGTGATATAAACACAGatagtttttcagtttgtttgtgcttCAAAATAGTCCTTTACAGCCCAGTGTTGATACAAGTCCAGGTTAGTATGCCCCACTAGGGACTAgtacaaattaataaaaacaatgcattatAGTCAAACAGAACATTAAGCATTTTAATGTCCTTCGTCCTGTTTTCATGGCACAACAGCAGTCACTGATTAACACAGGACTAAGGTCTGAAAGGCACTAGAGTTGAAGCTTCATGCTGAAGTGCAGCTTCACTAAGTTAGAAGAAATTTGGTTCTGGTTCACAGTGGGGAAGTCCATCTTGTCTCAGGAAAGACTGACTGACAGCAAAGACTGACGATATGGTGCGACATACGATACAACAATTaatcaatcatttatttattaattcagtcGTGAGGTCATTAATAAAtaactgattgactgattaattgttGTTTGAAATGTATTTCATTGCGTTCCGCTGTCCAGACTTCTTAGTGACTATGAACTATCACCCAAAGTGGACCTAGCTAGTGACGGGGAATTAAGACAATCTGcctcagaaaacacaacatcGCCACAACGTTAGCTGTCACCTTAGTTAGCCTAGGTTTTTTGATACAAGTCAACTAGTTTACgtacagggttttttttgtatcaAAATGGCTCATGCTGTCCTCTCACCCTCAGTATTAGTTACCAAGCTAAGTCAAAgtaaagctaatgttagccgAGTTGATAGCTAGATGACGTTAGCTAATTAGCAGTTACGGCTAACGTTAGTTACTTCTGTCCCAATTTAGCGTGAACTGCTAACAGTTAGCGGGCTACAAAAGACAAATAAGCAGCTGACAACTCACTGTAGGCAACTCTCACGGGGCTTTTGTCTCATTACCCAGCTGAACATTCCCGTAGGTATTTTTGAAAGCACGCCGGCCGGACTTGCAGTCATTCAGAGGCGCACATAGTCACAGTCAACATGAATGTGTGTCGTGTATGTTTGTGGGTTTCGCGGGAGCTAGCTCGCTAGCTAGCAACGAGAGCACAGCACAATGCTCTTTCTATCGATGGGATCATGGCTAAATTAAAAATGGCGGTTTACACAGTGGAAGGTCCGGACTTTACCCTCAAAAAGACACTCGTTTTACGGTCTTAAATCCCGATTTCGGTTGCCAGTCGTACACGGCGGTTGTTAAAAGCGATAAATGTACGCCTCTCGTCGGCTAACAACAGGGTCCATGCTCCAGAATGAGTCTTTTGGCTTACCTCGGATGCCTGTTACATTCACTTCTCCATCTTGCACTAGCAAGTAGGGCAGTTTTTGATATCGCGAGAATAACTGCCGCTGCGTTATTCTGGGCACTcccttattaaaaaaaaaaaaaaagaaaaagaaaaagaaaagacaaaaaagaaagaaaaactgaaacaaaataactaaaaaaaaaaaaaaaaaaaaaaaaaggagggcaTATCTAAATTTCTGTAAATCTATCAACTAATATTCTCTGCCTCCATGATGATAATATATGTGCACACGAAAGCACACAGCACAATTCTCCAGTCTTTGAAAAATATACTTTAATTCAGCTTAATATGAAAGTGTATTCAACTTTACTGAAAATTAGGGGATAAAGATCCGACAATTTTATGACAAAAAGCATTTTGATCCCGATTTCAATGGGAAAAGTTACAGTTAAAATAACTCGAGCTATGGAAGTAATGCTCAGATAAGAAATTAATACTACAATAATTAGCACAAAAAGGGGAGAAACCCTGAGATAACTGTGTGGTCCACACCAATCATtcgaaacattaaaaaaaaaaaaagaaagaaagaaaagaaagatccTTACATCGTATCTGCCACAAAGTACCAAAAAGATTTCATGGGAACAAGTCAGATTGATTTATAGTCTATAGATGTGTTTAATACAATGGAATATTGTTAGATCTGTATGATGCCAGCTTCGTTCAAACAGACTTTGTGAAAAGTTAGTGAATCCATGGAAAACTGTGGGCTCCTACGGATTAAagctcagtttaaaaaaaaaaaaaaaagaaaagaaagaaagaaagaaaaagtaaccATTCTTTTTATACAACACTGCCCCCAAGATCACATTTCAGATGATTTGGTATGGGTCATTCAAAtgaattcatttgaaaaaaagaaactttgccCAAAGGTATATTTTATCTGTTCCAGGTcgcatttaaacacatttttaacacagTACACTGACACAAGAGTGAATATCAACAATACTTAATATATAACTAAATGGATGAAATCAAACATGGGCAGTTTTTTTCCAGCACAACACCTCCATTGTTACACTGACAATACAACATGACAAACTAAGCATGACAAAATTACTGCgtacaaatataaaaaacattaactatttcatatattttccaAATACAGCAATGCATCATGTACAAGTTATGTTAAGAAAGATTTCAAACAAAGTTTTTTGAACtataaaagaaattaaattacaacatatatttacatataagtCCATATTCTCCACCTTCAATGTTTATCATAGTTAATTCTAGACTTCTGCCCGTGTTTTGTTGCTACAACATTCTTTAGAAAGAAAGCACTTCTCTAGATCTGGCCCAAGGAAGCTCTTGCTGCCAAGACTTGGGGCTCAAATTATAGTAAACTGTAAGAGGCTAGTCTCTTCATCTCAGAACATTTTACTGCCTTTCCCAGGTAGCTATataaattacaaatatttacaATGGCTTAAATGAAacgtaaaaatgtaaaaaaattctAACAAAGCAATGAAGATAAAATTTTTTATACAAGTCTTACGTGGCTGACAATCTAAATTAGATGGGGAGGGGTGACAAGCTGAGTTTCCAAAATGTGAGGTGGTAAAAACATACTAACACTGAAAGCAAATAAATGAGATGGCAAGATGTCGCcatgttaaataaatatgatctgaataaataaaatagtatgATGTCAATCTTTTGGCATTGTTTTAGCACTTCCTATTTAGGTGTTACACTATGTGAAGGTTATTGTGAGTGACACAAGCAAAAAATTCTTCAAAATGAATTGATAAATGTTGCATACCGGGCGCATCTGCACATGATTTTTTGCTAAACTCTTTCATCTATGCAGAGACTGGTGTTGCTTTGAACTGATAATTCCCCTCAAGAATCTATTGACTGAGGTAAAATGACAACTAAATACAACCGCAGGGGAATACATTTCCAACCAACAGGAAACCCTGTacaatcaaaacaaagacaCTGCATTATACCTGGCTAGAAAACATGTTCTTTCCCTTTACAAACTGATAATGGACAGTACAAACTCTACATAGACaccaaaaataaactaaataatagGAGATTTTAGAGCTCATCACTGTCATTTGAGCCAGCCTTACCAGTTAAATGTGATGCCCACTCCTGTCATTTTGAAATCTGTTTAAGCATTTCTTTTTGCCAATGCCATGTGAATACAATTATGCATTAAGGGTGCCTTACCATGTTAGTTTTAGCAAACCAGTTTCTTCTGCTGTAGATAACCTAGGTAATGTGCTTCTGAAAACAGGTATATGCAGACATGAGTAAGTGGAAGCACAATGTCCAAGTAGCTGAACAGGGGAAGTGATATTGGACAAGATCTGGGAAGATGTCATAAACAATACTAAAGAGCTTTAGCTAGAGTACAAAATATAAGTCACAATCTCTTGAAGCAGCCACTTCTTTCACACCTTCTATGATAAAAGCCTTTTAAAATCTTCAGCCACATTTCCATCATCTCTCACAAGAGAAGTTTGCCGTTGCGGtgaattttcagaatttttccaAGTCTCTGTTTTGCAGTTGCCAGTCCTTTCTTTGGACGTTTCCCTGATAAAAAGAAAGGGGAAagtaaatgagaaaatgtgctgTCACATACGTTTGCAACCATGTGCAATTAACTGTTGGTCTATGCTTACCTTGACCAGCTCCTGGGGTGCCCTGGCTGGCTAACCCTGCAGGAGACGCACCAGAGGGGGAGTAAGTACTGCTGttctgaggagagagggaaggtcGCCTTGAAGTGAGGAATACACCTGGGGCCATGGCTCCACTGCCTCTGGGGCCCCCTGGTCCAAAGGGTCCTGGTCCTGCTGTGTATTCATGGTCTAACAGACTGGCAGAGTAGTACTCCATCCTCCTGTCTGGACTGAAGTCTGCAGACTCCGGGGCAGGTGGTGGGGAGGCTGGGGCTGGCTCAGTCTGaacagggggaggaggggctaCAGGAGCAGGGGGACGCTGCTTTTTGGTATACTTCCTTTTAGCAGGCTTCTGCTGCTCCTGAATTATAATTAACAGAAGAAATAAATGCCAAAATCTTTAGCTGAGAGAGTAGAAGCAACTTCTGCTCATCTAATATCACACACTGAGCACCCTGTTTCATGTCTAACCCAATGAACCAATACTTTGGTCCCCAACTTACTTGTTGTGCCAACttggcagctgctgctgcaaggcCTGTTTCCACTGATGCTACTCTAGCCCCTTCTCTGGCCGGCCGCTCTTGTTTTGGAAGAGTGGGCATCACCCGAGCTACGAATGCAAAGCGACTGTTAGAGGATCAACTATCAGAAAGTTACAAAGTAAATCTGACAGTATTTTGTTATAACCAAGACAGGTACCTTTGGGGCTCCAAGGTGTATCATCCCAGTTTTTCTTACGCTTCATCTTGGCCTTGCTGGCATGGTCCTCCTCATCAGACTCCAAGGACGGGTAAACTGAACAACACAAATTCAATTAATCAAACATTTGCTTGATGACAATAATTTGTAAACCTCAGCACCATGAATAGCATTTGTGTGTACTTTTGAAAGGTGCTTTTGATCAGCAGCAGGTCTAAGTGAATGTGTGCTGCTCACCATAATCTGAATCTTTAAAACAAGTGCCCAGAGTCTCTtgctcatctggactctcctcgtCACTAAGGTGACGGGCCGGCCGTTTAATTGGCCGTTTCCCAGGCCGCTGCTGGATGGCAGGCTTCTTCTCTGGACTTCCTGTCTTTTTGACCCCTCCAGTCACCCACAcagccctccctcccttctccttgACCACCCCCAGCCCCTCAGTCAGTCCTCCAGAGATAGACagtggagatgaggaggaggaggacgaggatgaGGAAGGTGGATTAGCCATGGAGAGCATGCCTTGGATGGCATCACGAGTACTTGGAGAGGCTGGAGCTTCctcactgagggagagagaggacatggTTGAGAAATCATTCATCAAATCAAAAATACCCCCCAAAACAGTGTTCAGAGCCATAACTAACAGATAAACTATGCAGGTTTCAAAGGCCTACAATACTTCAAACAACTCAGTGAAACATTTCTCGTtccaaactgtattttcacctATTGCCCTAACCATTTAAAATCTAGAGGTCAAGAGATGCATGTCAAATACATAACACCCATCATGGTGAAACAGAACTAGGGCACACATATTGTAAAATTTCATTACcaacttccttccttcctgaaTTTGAATAATGAATCCCAGAGTCAATAGGCATTATCAAGACCTAACCTGAGTGCTGCAGAGTCCAAGCCTGCCACTTGCTTGCTGGCCTTCAGCAGGTCCAGAATACCACCAGCACCACCCTTCACTCCATGAGCAGCCAATGCCTCCTCATCTGTGGTGTAATCCTCCTGAAGACAGATGGACAAATATAGGAAACATAGTACTGTTGGCAACTGATGGAAACCCAGATTATGACCTAATGAACTACAAGTGTGGGAGGGGTCATTacagcacagtgtttttttaactaaaaaGTCACAGAACAAATTTTTTCAATCATGTGTTGACTTATCCACAACACTTAGCTAATTCCCCAGTATGTAAACATCCACAGGCATCACAAAGAGCCTGTCCATGCTTGTGACTTATACCATACTGCCTGGTGTATAAGTGCACAATGGGTTACAGGCCTCATTCATGAAATGCACATTCAATAAAGTCTCTGTAGAACAGAGACTACTTGAAAATGATTCTTCCAAAAGGACTTACTTAAATAAAACCCCATGAAGAGACTGAACCCCAAACCGCTCCTAATGGACAGCTTGGCACTTTGCAACAGCAGCCTTTGCCATCAGTGTCAATGTGTGCGAGAATGAGTGAATGTGAGGCGGAcactgtaaagcgctttgagtggttgatagactagaaaagcagtagagaaatgcagtccatttaaagaaaaaaatattaataaaatgtaatagTTTCATAAATGAGGCCAAATGTATTCCCTTATGCATGGCTCGTGGGGCTCTGTGCTGCCCAAAGAGCAGAGACCCAAAGgctttacacacaaaaacacacacaaagcctgtcTCTGTGGGCATGTTTCTGTGCTGCTATGTATGGATAAAACCTATGATTTCTTTGTAGTTTAACAGGCGagctataacaaaatatattttttaaattggccACAGCACCAATAATGCACCAATCACACTATTAACAGGCATAAACACTGTAATCAGAATCAGCTGCAGAAAACCTGAGTGGTGCATCCCAAATAATCTCACCTCAATGTCAAAGTCCACCTCTCCTGGCTCCCTGACTCGATTGGGGTCAGAGCAGGGCTTTGCTCTAGGGAGCTTCCTGGGAAGACCTGAGGGCACATTATTGGCAGTCAGTAAAGTTACAGTAGAATGATGACTTCTGCAGGGTTCATACCATGGAGTCAAATAAGATCTACCACACAGCCTTTagtgttcattaaaaaaaaactatcactGCATTCTTCCAGACTTATCTAGCTGGGGGACAGAACTGCAGAAACGTATTCCGATGCAACAGCTCCTGAATGAAATCCAGCCTTCATAATTCTGTTGTGTAAAATACATTCCTCACCACTtagtttcttcttcttgccaGATCCTGCAGGTTTGCGTCGTGGAGGGGGCGTCTCATCAATCTGCAGCTCATCCTCGGACTCCAAGTCAGACAGACTCGATCCCTCCATGGCTAGATGTTTATAGTTTCCTGCACTTCCTGCTCCATTACTGCTGCCTGAACGACCCTCCTTCTTGCTAAAATCAGAGAAAAAGGTGGATATGCACCACTACCACTGGAAAGAAAGTGACATCATAAAAGACAAATATTAAGATGTGCAGAGGTGCTGAATCCAGCAGCAAATCCAAGCTTACCCTTGAATTTTTCCATTGGTCAGCACCAGCTTCAGCTTGCTTTTATTAAGCTTCCCTTCAAACTCCTCTAGTGGCAGCTCTAACTggaaagacagatagataagAACTGTGATCAAAAATTAAgttggggagggaaaaaaaacaataaattgctTGAGAAGCACTCCTATTGTCTCCTCTTATCTGATGACTTTGTaccttgttcttgtttttggaCTTCCCAGGTTGGAATttcttgagtgtgtgtttagtgtggaTCTCAAGGAGATCAAGTTCTCCAGCCTCTGCCTTTAGTAGACCCTTCTGACCCTTCTTCTTGGTTCCTGGGGGCCCAACACCCCCTATCCCCTCCTTGGGTTTGGGACCTCTCTTTTTCCCAGGGGGACGGCCTGAATTCTGAGAAGCAGCCAGAGGAGCTTTGGAGAGTGGGGACCCAGGGTACTGAGGTCCAGTACGGCCGATGTTTTGCTGGAAGATGTCCTATGGAAAGAAAGTGTACAGTTTTATCTATCAAtctacacaaaaaatatttatttatttacatattcagcGATGCAACAAGGTTTCCAATcaaaacagtaacaacacagcGTGAACTCGAGCTTATCCTATTTACCTCAACCAGACGGATCTCCTTGGCCAGGTCCTTCACAAGCTGCTGAGTCTTGATGGTTTCTGGAATCTCCACTTCGTGCTCAGCTAAAGCCTGCCAGTGAGGAAAACATCATCTATCATAGCTGGTTTTGCAACATCAAAATTATAACAAAACTTTTCAATGTTTTCAAACATTAACGTGCTGCATTTCTAATGCTGCACTGTCTTGTTGATTGTTGTCTAATGAATGTGTCATTGGctgtttgcaaaataaataaccatTACTTTAAACTGACATGCTGTGCTTCtagaccatttttattattgcatcTCTGCTCCTACTCCAGCAATTTTTTTCTCCCGTGTAGCACCATAAATTTTCACTGTGCCAAAGCAAACAAGtcttggttttaaaaaaagagcaaaataagGAAACATACATGTAGGTAAAGAGAAAACAGatagaagagagagggaaagaaattaATCACTGAGTCTCCATGATGTGATAATTAATGCCTGACCTCTTTGCGGGTCCAGGTGCGGAAGGCATTATTCAGAGCCTTCGCTCCATGAACCAAGTAAGTGGCGGGATGCCTGCGGTTTTCTCTCAAACCTGTAAGGCAACACTGTACTGTTAATCATGTGATAATGTAAGAATAATAGCAACGACACAATAGTAATAACACAATGACATAAAAAGCTAATAAAGTATTTCACAAGAAGACACAGaaaaggcattttttaaaaatattttaatacatacattttcatctctctctctctctctctctctcacacacacacacacacaaacaacacccACAAACagacttacaaacacacacacctcatattCAAAAACGCAACAAAAATCAAAGACGATAACAACCACAAAAAAGCCTACATTCCAGCCTATATCAGCTAATCATGAAAGTGAAAGCATAGAATAGCAAAACAGGATATCACAAAACAGGCACTTCAGCTAACAAACGGGAGAGTTCATGTGTCTTATATTAGGATCCCATGTACTCAAATTTTCATTACATCCATGTTTGTTGCCTCTAAGCCTCTCCAGTTGTAGTCGTGAGACCATTTCCCTAAACCATCTGGGAAAACAAGCAGCGCTACTAGGCCTCCATTCCTTGACAATATAAGAGTCTTTAGTGTAGCGAAGTGCAAGAGAAGCTTCAGAACAACCAAACAAGGCCAAAGAAGTTTAAGAGGCAACTATCTTTTAAAATGCCTTACCTCTGAATGTGTCGAGTAGGTGCTTTCCAACATACCAGCACACAGTCTCAAAGTTGGGGAATCTGAAGAGGTCAGCTGTACTTAACCTCTTTTCTATTTCATACGCTCTGAAGAAAACAATAATACAGCACATGGCAAGTCAGAGATCAATGCTTAATGCCATCGTCTGGATGTTAGTTCCTATATAGATAGGACTAAAAATTAGCTCCTCAATGTGGAGAGTAGACGTAATTTGTTTGAATGGAGCCTGAGTCAACTAACCGTAGCTGCATGTCAATGTTGAGACTGTGTAGAAAGTTTCCTCCAAAAGCCAGGCAGTCCACTGGGGTGAGCACAGCATGAATCCACCCTTAAAGACACAGACATGGTCACAATCCAAAATTAAGTTTTTGGCTTACCTGCCAAGGTGACTggaagatggggaaaaaaaacatacccgctataatttttatttttccaaccAGCCAAAAAATAATACATCACCTTATACTATTGAATatgctattgttattatttagcATGTCATCTTTGTCTCATGTGTGATTCAACACTTACTGTATGCAGAAATATTAATTAGGCCTAAACGGTTTCAACACTAAAGTGTAACACATTTGAATTAATAAATTCAATGGTATTTGCCTTTAAGGGAAACAAGTATCATTTATTAAGGAGTCTGAGAATATAACAATTAAAGAGGAATAAACAATAACTAGTATAGCCTTAAGTTCGCCTGTGTTCCTTTTTCTTCCAGAGGGCTCCAATCTCCATACATAACAGCTAGGTTTGTTCCTACTGGCTGGATGGCAACAAGTACCTCGCATACTTTAACAAAACATCATTCAGTGTGATTACTGATGCAATTACACATTATGAATGACACCTGCCGCATGGCAGATCTAGCAGACTGAAGTGACAGCAAACCAGCAGGTTTCTCCAGTACATGTAGAAAATTTTATGATTACTATAACTACAGCTGTGTGCTAACAGCACTCTTTCCCCCAACTaccagaccaaaaaaaaaaaaaaaaaaaaaaaaaaaaaaagacattgcaGCTTACCCGTTGGGATAaacagggtgtttccttgcttGACAGAGCACTTGTAACACATATCAACTTGGTCTCCAAAAAACATCTCATTCTGATTGGATGAGGAGCTCCAGCGCTCAAACAGGGCCAAGTTGGCTGGCGTGGGAGAAATCAGGTAGAAGATTTTCTCAccctgaagacacacacacaaatacatttctgaaaTTACGACATCTGTAGAAATGGTCACAACAATAGCCAACAggtattccattttttttaatgatttacgCTGTGGGTGATCTATTAAGCTATGGTCCAACAAGTTAACCAGAAATATTTTAACTCACCCTCAGGACATGGTACCATACTGACGTTCCTCCAAAGTCAATGTGGAAATCTGTGTAGCTATCCTTCACCCCCATCAGGCAGTACTTCTGTACATTGGGCCGCTCAAACACAGACTCCTCAGGCCAGAGGTTCTCCACCCATGACAGTTTCCTCACTATCTTTGGAGTTTCCACCAGGTTTGAGAGCCTGAGAACAGTCAAGCGTTTCCTCAGTCTCCAAAACATCTTTCACAGCAAGAGTTTCCCTACAgcatgaacttctcatttttacACACCAAATTTTGAATAACTCTGCTCGAGATAACTAACATTGGACTCAAGACCAACAAagtaaatacacaaaacaaactggCCAACAGAGTAAATATCTTTCTGTGTACCTGGTCTCAGAGAACTCCAGGCTAATTACATTGAGAACTCGGTCTCTGTTGGGGCTGTTGTAGTACTCCACAAAGTCTCCCAATCGCATCTTCAGGTCACATTGGCGAGATACATCAATCACATCAATTTCTTTGTCTGCACCTACAATTAGCACAGAATCAGTGTGCATTAGAAATAAGTGCATGATACAACCTCAGTCATCAAAAAGTCATGCTACACAAAAAACCTGGAAAACTTTAATCCCCTAAatatgcattaacctgtaaatCCTTCAGAACAGAATGCATTCAAGCTTGGAGAATTACCGATataaatgaaaaactttacCAATGTAGTGCTCTACGTCGCTGACGCTGAATGATGATGGGGGCAGGTTCATGCCTAGTCCGTCCCGCCTCAATACCATGACAGGAACACTGAATGAACGCTCCTCAAGAAACTCCACTGTCAGCTGAGCCCCCGAAGGCTTCAACAGCACCTCATCCGCACtgtcacacaagcacacacaaatacgcacaTGAGCTTTGACTGTGATCACAAAACCACTTTTGGACATCTTAAAAGAGAATCCTTTACAGTAACGTACATGATGACCGGCAGAGATTTACCTTGGGAAGGTGCGGCTCCGTAGCTCCCTGACAAACTGAGGGCTACCCGTTTTGACGGGCCGACTAGGATCTCTTCCTCCAGCAGGACCTCCATCTGTCTGCTTATTCCCACCACGACGCTTACGcactgagaggagagaaagaacacAAGCATCAACAACTGTAGTGCTgtgtgaaacaaaaacagatgagtgatcaacaaaacaagcatttaGGTAGGTAAATTATTAGAAGATCTGGTTGGCGTCCAATGTAAACTAGCAAGGAAATATAAAAGCATCAGGATAACCCGCAAGGATTTGTACTTACTAACAGATGGCCCATGGGTGACCTGACAGTTGGGGCAGTGATACAGATCAATTTCTGCTGCTTTATCCTCCTCCACTCCAACACAACTGCatggagaaaacatttttaatgtatcAACAGAAGTACATAGAGCAAATTCATGTTCAGTTAATTATGTATTGTTGACTGTTTGTAGCCAGATAGGATATTAGAGAACACATAGCCTAATGCTCAGTCCTTTGCCATTTCTAACAACAGGAACTTTGTGAGAATATCAAATATGTAAGAGATAATCAACGAGTAGGTGTATGTTAAACGGTTTAAAGGCATGACGTGGAGGAAAAGAAACGACTTTGTGGCTGCCTCCACAAAGTGCCTTTAAACTATGTAATGCACACCTACTCGTTGATTATCACGCTTATACCATGGTCATTTACCAACAATATAAAGGAAAGAGGcgaaaacaatatgaaaaatcCCACTGGTGTGTTCTCCTTCCTGGTCATCAAGTCAATAACTCAGCTGTGCTTGCTGCAGTTGATAACAAGTAAGCTGTGTTACAAGTTGGATAGTGGATGATTTTACATCACTGATTAAACTTGAGCCTAACTATGAGTGCGGTGCGCAGGGTTAACGCACACCTGCCAGCCAGTCAGAAAAGAGTGTTCACCCAGACCATGGTATAAGTTACAATATATCACAAACAGATCATTTGGGTCATACCACACAATGTAAGCAATCAATATTCAGTGTaatgttaaatttgaaaaacactcACCTTCCATGGAACCAGTCTTGACAAATGTCACACTCGATCATAAAGCGGGTGACATCATATGGTAGGCGACATAAGCAGTACACTGGTACTGATgccatactgtgtgtgtgtgtgtgtgtgtatgtttatgttggGAACCAAGCTTCCCACTGTCTGATAAACCAAATCACTTGCAGCAGTCCCAATCAGATTCCAAAGGGAGGAACAATCTAATGAACTAATTTAGTAAAGagccaaaataaagaaacaggGTAACGTCACTGATGAGCTGATCTGTCAGTGATTCACTTGGCTGCCAGATGCCTGTTCCTGACACACATGGCAAACAGCATT is part of the Myripristis murdjan chromosome 7, fMyrMur1.1, whole genome shotgun sequence genome and harbors:
- the phf8 gene encoding histone lysine demethylase PHF8 is translated as MASVPVYCLCRLPYDVTRFMIECDICQDWFHGSCVGVEEDKAAEIDLYHCPNCQVTHGPSVMRKRRGGNKQTDGGPAGGRDPSRPVKTGSPQFVRELRSRTFPSADEVLLKPSGAQLTVEFLEERSFSVPVMVLRRDGLGMNLPPSSFSVSDVEHYIGADKEIDVIDVSRQCDLKMRLGDFVEYYNSPNRDRVLNVISLEFSETRLSNLVETPKIVRKLSWVENLWPEESVFERPNVQKYCLMGVKDSYTDFHIDFGGTSVWYHVLRGEKIFYLISPTPANLALFERWSSSSNQNEMFFGDQVDMCYKCSVKQGNTLFIPTGWIHAVLTPVDCLAFGGNFLHSLNIDMQLRAYEIEKRLSTADLFRFPNFETVCWYVGKHLLDTFRGLRENRRHPATYLVHGAKALNNAFRTWTRKEALAEHEVEIPETIKTQQLVKDLAKEIRLVEDIFQQNIGRTGPQYPGSPLSKAPLAASQNSGRPPGKKRGPKPKEGIGGVGPPGTKKKGQKGLLKAEAGELDLLEIHTKHTLKKFQPGKSKNKNKLELPLEEFEGKLNKSKLKLVLTNGKIQGKKEGRSGSSNGAGSAGNYKHLAMEGSSLSDLESEDELQIDETPPPRRKPAGSGKKKKLSGLPRKLPRAKPCSDPNRVREPGEVDFDIEEDYTTDEEALAAHGVKGGAGGILDLLKASKQVAGLDSAALSEEAPASPSTRDAIQGMLSMANPPSSSSSSSSSSPLSISGGLTEGLGVVKEKGGRAVWVTGGVKKTGSPEKKPAIQQRPGKRPIKRPARHLSDEESPDEQETLGTCFKDSDYVYPSLESDEEDHASKAKMKRKKNWDDTPWSPKARVMPTLPKQERPAREGARVASVETGLAAAAAKLAQQEQQKPAKRKYTKKQRPPAPVAPPPPVQTEPAPASPPPAPESADFSPDRRMEYYSASLLDHEYTAGPGPFGPGGPRGSGAMAPGVFLTSRRPSLSPQNSSTYSPSGASPAGLASQGTPGAGQGKRPKKGLATAKQRLGKILKIHRNGKLLL